The genomic window AGTTGGTCTCATAATTCCATCTTTTGTTGCATAGGGAGCATCAGAGCAGATTAAGGTGAGGCGTGGTGGAGTTATCAGATCCTGATCAAGATGATCAGTATTGGTATTGCCGAATGCACTATGGCGGCTATGGGGAATGCACTAACTTGGAAAGCAACAGGTTGGGCGTCTGGTACTAGAtattagtttgttttgtttttctcactCATGGATTAAATTGCTGAAGGCAATAAGGAAGGAAGCCAGGTAAAATATTAAAGCTCTCTTCGAAATCCAGGAAGAGGATCGTTGAGAGCGGTTCGCTTGGGGGGAAGACCAACGACTCGAGGGTGTTGGGTACATGGCATCCTGCAAATACTCTATTGTGCCATTGTCGATAATATCAACCTGAAGGGTCTACACATGAGCCTCCCATCAGTTTAAGCATGGATGTACTAACTCACACTTACCTTTGTACTCAATCACAAACGTGAGCAACATAAACTCTAAATTATACCGTGACATACATAAAGGGAAGTGGAGAAACGCCGTTTCCTGCTAAAATATAAGCAAATATGATCACTCACAAAATTATGTAAggcaaaataaaattgatttaacGGTATTCTAGACATTGATAGGAACCTAAGTGTGTTGAGAGTTGACTttgacaacattttttttttcttctaaaaataaGCAGAGGAGGATATTTCTTTGAACTGTAAGAGCTCTgaacattataaaaaatgaaaatccttCCAGATCATGAATATGGATCTTTAACACAGATGTCGTATCAGAATGGCACACACAAACTGTCAAAGAAGAGCGATATAAAAATCCCATTCACCAGaccatatttaaattttttcccatagAAGCAAAACAttgcaaaattttaaatagaagaCATTGGAACCTTGCAGGCAGAGGGCAGTTCAGAAACTCAATATAGCTTGAGAAGGATTTTGGAAGCTACCAAGAGTAACAGCAGAattgcccttttcctttttgggctTTTGTAATATGCCAGATTGTGGTCACCATTAAGTTTTGTGGAGGGTCCTTGAGATATGAAAACCAATTCAGTACAACTGTTGATTAACCCCCATAAAAGACAGGAGGTGACTATCCTATCCCCATACTTCTCTAGTAATATGCAAAAGGCAGAgctgaatgatgatgatgcaggtaTTAGGATGGGAGGAAGCAAATACAACTTGAGATATGATCATGACACAAGCCTGATGTCAGAAAGTGCAGAAGACCTGAAGGGAATAATGAAGTTGACAGAACAGTCTAAGCCCTTCTGAGTCTGCATTTAACCATACAAAAGACCTAAATAATGACAACATAAGAGCGAATTTGAGTTTGATGGTGAAGCAGTTATGATAGTTGAGTACTTTAACTATCTAGGAGTAATATTTGACAGACAAGAGGCATCTGATGACAGTACTGACAAACATCGATGTATCTGTCAATATGTCATTTTGGTCAATGTAACAAGAATTTCCTACAGTGACATATGTCAGCAAAGTGTGGACTATGCAGAAATATGAAGGGCAGAAAAGTGCCTTTGATCTGTGGTGTTGACAATGAGAGTTAAATATATCATGGACCAAGTCAATGGCAATGCTAAATTAACCAGTTATGTCTCTAGAAGCAAGCATTCAGATTGCAAAACCTTGATATCCTGGACACATCACGAGGCCTGGGGAAAGACGGAGAATTGTGCTGAGAAATTTGGGATGCAGGAACAGAAACAAGATGGGCTAACACACTAAAAGAAACAACAGCAGAAGATCTAAGAAGACTGAACCACCTGAAACAGGAAAGAGCCACCTGGAGGAGGAAGATTTATCACCAAAAAGCATGAGCAATTTCACAGAACAGGTAACCATTTACATCTCTTTGACAAAAGTTGAAGCTCAAACTTCAAATAATCAAAGCTTAAACTAATAAGCCACCTTTTCCCCTGGACTCTGTTGACCATCTGCACTAATTGGTAGCCCAGTAATTTTTAGCAGAAAAACTCACTATACATAAATTAGGTTTAATGAAAGACGAGACAAGTTTTAGAATCTTCCCATCTTGAGGATGTGTTTCATAAAGCTGACACATTGCATGCTTgccaggaaacaaacaaacataagtaTTTATTTTTGCCATTGTAATATTCCCACATTAGTAATATGTAAGGTACGAAGGTTTGGCTGCAAAATACATTTTctagaaaagtaatttttttgcCTCTAAAATGTTACCATTTTACAAATATGATATACACCTCCTTTAGCAACAAATGTATTTTGATTNNNNNNNNNNNNNNNNNNNNNNNNNNNNNNNNNNNNNNNNNNNNNNNNNNNNNNNNNNNNNNNNNNNNNNNNNNNNNNNNNNNNNNNNNNNNNNNNNNNNNNNNNNNNNNNNNNNNNNNNNNNNNNNNNNNNNNNNNNNNNNNNNNNNNNNNNNNNNNNNNNNNNNNNNNNNNNNNNNNNNNNNNNNNNNNNNNNNNNNNNNNNNNNNNNNNNNNNNNNNNNNNNNNNNNNNNNNNNNNNNNNNNNNNNNNNNNNNNNNNNNNNNNNNNNNNNNNNNNNNNNNNNNNNNNNNNNNNNNNNNNNNNNNNNNNNNNNNNNNNNNNNNNNNNNNNNNNNNNNNNNNNNNNNNNNNNNNNNNNNNNNNNNNNNNNNNNNNNNNNNNNNNNNNNNNNNNNNNNNNNNNNNNNNNNNNNNNNNNNNNNNNNNNNNNNNNNNNNNNNNNNNNNNNNNNNNNNNNNNNNNNNNNNNNNNNNNNNNNNNNNNNNNNNNNNNNNNNNNNNNNNNNNNNNNNNNNNNNNNNNNNNNNNNNNNNNNNNNNNNNNNNNNNNNNNNNNNNNNNNNNNNNNNNNNNNNNNNNNNNNNNNNNNNNNNNNNNNNNNNNNNNNNNNNNNNNNNNNNNNNNNNNNNNNNNNNNNNNNNNNNNNNNNNNNNNNNNNNNNNNCCAAGCAAACCCCAATATCCaacaaaatgtttaatttttccttttatttcaattCATGTCtttatagggaaaatttttaaaaatacaaaaaacatatgcatatatctttattCTTCCCACACATGTCTATACTTTTCATATACCCCTTTTCATTCTACTAAATACTCCTTCTATAACAACTGCCTTATAGAAAATGCATTGATATTCTGTGAAGTCCTGCTTTACGTAGATATGATTATTCTACTATCACTTAGCTATGGGATTACATCTTTCACCCAAACTTGCACAACCTTAAAAATAACATCAAGCACATGAAGCAAgaactgaaataaaaacaaacattaaaagttATGCCTAGTCCTACGACAAAGCAAACAGAGCACCCATCtatcttacaaaaaaatatatatatgcaagtataataaaatctaaaaaataagtaaatttatgagaaaaaaaataaatttaaacatgaGCAAAAGAATCACCAACCACATGagcaaataataatagttttctaTTTGATTTGGATGAGATGCAGAGGACAACTTTGTTCATtaggttataaaaataaaaggtgatATTGTGGAATTTCTCAACAANNNNNNNNNNNNNNNNNNNNNNNNNNNNNTGNNNNNNNNNNNNNNNNNNNNNNNNNNNNNNNNNNNNNNNNNNNNNNNNNNNNNNNNNNNNNNNNNNNNNNNNNNNNNNNNNNNNNNNNNNNNNNNNNNNNNNNNNNNNNNNNNNNNNATCAAAGCATTCTGTTCAGTCTAAACCTTTCAACATTCCATTCATCTTTTACCACAAATTTAAAACCATTCCATTCCATACCACTTNNNNNNNNNNNNNNNNNNNNNNNNNNNNNNNNNNNNGTCCTAATAAATgtcaaatttaattaaaaatcaaGGAATGAGACACAAGGACTCTCATACGTAGTCACAGCCAATAATGTCAGTTCTTCATCCAGTCGCCTGGACCGTCTCAAGTAAAGACTCGCAAGAGCTCTAAATCTAGTTTCTATACTGTAATCCTAAGTCAGAGAAACTCAATAGGAACATTTGCTGTGACCAGGAAAATTGTAAATGTGAACATcttatagaaacaaaaatatattcttattcacgtataataaatatacacattacttcaaatttcaaataaataaaataataaaactttatgtatataaatctatatatccaaAACAGTAGTACAATTTAAGTATTTTTGCTTCAccttattttgtaaaaatataagcaGACTTCAAAATGAAAGACTTAAGCTTCAGTATTCAGATCATGTTGCTTTGCAACATTATAAAATGTTCATTAATTACAAAGATATGCTgttttatatataccaaatatacatatcatacataccagTTATATTTCATATACCAGAGTGTTATACAGCATATACAGTATATCACATCTCACATATAATAGAAGgataacatataattaattcCATAGTTGTAAAGTTATTTACTCCAATTTCCCTGGTGAGACAGCAAATATGTAGAAGCACTAAATAACTATGGAAAGAATATGCTATGACACGAGCCAACCTGGTCCACATGTTGTCTATGAGACATTATCAGCAAGAACATATACTTGATTAATTCNNNNNNNNNNNNNNNNNNNNNNNNNNNNNNNNNNNNgaataaaaatatactaaagaaCTTTATGTGCCACTTGAAGAAAGAAAATTGTCTGTGTGTTCTTGATTCTTttatcaaacacacaacacattagaTTTATCACTGGGATACATCCACGAGTACATAATTAAAGTGAAAGAAAcgactcacatatatattatatatatcacatgtataacAATAGCTGAGTTAACTTCTAAAatagataatgagaataacattCCAAGCTCCCCCGAATTCTAATATAAAATCTAAGCTCTGAGAGAGTAAAATGTTTAAGACTAATCCCTACATGCAATACATTCTGAGGCTTGAGTTGTTCAATTCACTTTAAAATAAGTTcttatatttccatatttatGACATTAAGGTCAGGTCAGTTCTTTTCGTATATGAAAACATAATGGCAATTCAAGCATTCCCATATACATGAAGAGGGATTCCAATCTCATCCTGTACTGCATCTGATAACTAACTTTTAAAATGTAGTTGATTACATATAATCTAAATAAATCCACTGATCAGAAAATCATCACCGCATCTTGTAGCTACTTCTAAGCCAATCCTGGGCTGAAGTTACAGTGAAAGAGTTAAAAATGTTCCCCCAACTTAGGGCATAACAGCACTGAAATATTCATTGATGTCCACCTCAGCTGCACCTCCAAAGAAGTCAAGGACGAAAATATTCATGATATTCATTTTGGCAAAGAAAAATTtgtgatctgaaaaaaaaaaaaaaaatcttaaacacatCCTTATTCCCAAAGTCCCTTTCATAAAACTTCTACAAATTACTTTCAGCTGTAATACTACTAAGCAAATTTACTTCTTATATGCTACTTCTCAAAAATAATAAAGCTTCTAGTCaaatacattgatatacataCCAGCAGGCCATGACTTCATGATTGGATGTCTTGAGAACATTGCAGCTTCAGCAAAGCCCCACTCAGCTGTTCCATTCTCAACCTGAACAATTAAGatttccattatctttttatacaaaccaaaacaatataaaaaaaaaatatatatatatatagggtaaataCTTCCTCTAGAAGTCTGCAttatgttgatatattatatgtatgcatgatgctGTCATTATTACAGTGTCCAATGGCTACTTGCTTCCATTCTTTGCAGTCTCACACAATTTTCCATACGTcacttgaatttttttatttgtgatggaATTACAAGTATATTTTCTATTAGCCACTACAagcttcctttccttctattttctctccgaggtataattcttcttattttccttttcaaatatagtatccaaaaaaatttcttttttttttgcatttgattTTAGTTAACAGAAACCTTTCCTCNNNNNNNNNNNNNNNNNNNNNNNNNNNNNNNNNNNNNNNNNNNNNNNNNNNNNNNNNNNNNNNNNNNNNNNNNNNNNNNNNNNNNNNNNNNNNNNNNNNNNNNNNNNNNNNNNNNNNNNNNNNNNNNNNNNNNNNNNNNNNNNNNNNNNNNNNNNNNNNNNNNNNNNNNNNNNNNNNNNNNNNNNNNNNNNNNNNNNNNNNNNNNNNNNNNNNNNNNNNNNNNNNNNNNNNNNNNNNNNNNNNNNNNNNNNNNNNNNNNNNNNNNNNNNNNNNNNNNNNNNNNNNNCCTTTTTGATATCAAATAAAAATGTAGAGTATGAAAACATTCTGTGAATGAAATAACATATTTATTTGTAATTCTGCACTAAGGTAAGCTCCACTGTGCACCATTAGTTACTCCTCCCCTAATAATGCTGAGACATACTGGATATTGANNNNNNNNNNNNNNNNNNNNNNNNNNNNNNNNNNNNNNNNNNNNNNNNNNNNNNNNNNNNNNNNNNNNNNNNNNNNNNNNNNNNNNNNNNNNNNNNNNNNNNNNNNNNNNNNNNNNNNNNNNNNNNNNNNNNNNNNNNNNNNNNNNNNNNNNNNNNNNNNNNNNNNNNNNNNNNNNNNNNNNNNNNNNNNNNNNNNNNNNNNNNNNNNNNNNNNNNNNNNNNNNNNNNNNNNNNNNNNNNNNNNNNNNNNNNNNNNNNNNNNNNNNNNNNNNNNNNNNNNNNNNNNNNNNNNNNNNNNNNNNNNNNNNNNNNNNNNNNNNNNNNNNNNNNNNNNNNNNNNNNNNNNNNNNNNNNNNNNNNNNNNNNNNNNNNNNNNNNNNNNNNNNNNNNNNNNNNNNNNNNNNNNNNNNNNNNNNNNNNNNNNNNNNNNNNNNNNNNNNNNNNNNNNNNNNNNNNNNNNNNNNNNNNNNNNNNNNNNNNNNNNNNNNNNNNNNNNNNNNNNNNNNNNNNNNNNNNNNNNNNNNNNNNNNNNNNNNNNNNNNNNNNNNNNNNNNNNNNNNNNNNNNNNNNNNNNNNNNNNNNNNNNNNNNNNNNNNNNNNNNNNNNNNNNNNNNNNNNNNNNNNNNNNNNNNNNNNNNNNNNNNNNNNNNNNNNNNNNNNNNNNCAATATCCAGCCAcaaccatacaaaaaatattctACCAACCAGCTGCCAGTGNNNNNNNNNNNNNNNNNNNNNNNNNNNNNNNNNNNNNNNNNNNNNNNNNNNNNNNNNNNNNNNNNNNNNNNNNNNNNNNNNNNNNNNNNNNNNNNNNNNNNNNNNNNNNNNNNNNNNNNNNNNNNNNNNNNNNNNNNNNNNNNNNNNNNNNNNNNNNNNNNNNNNNNNNNNNNNNNNNNNNNNNNNNNNNNNNNNNNNNTTTTTATCCCAAAACCTATACAAGGCAATGACATGAAGCTGAAAGCCACAGTATATCACTTATTGTCTTGGTTAGATCTTGCTACTCAAGTGGGTTACCAGATCTTATCCTTCATTTTCGGGTTCCTGCACTTAATCCATTGGATCCAAGNNNNNNNNNNNNNNNNNNNNNNNNNNNNNNNNNNNNNNNNNNNNNNNNNNNNNNNNNNNNNNNNNNNNNNNNNNNNNNNNNNNNNNNNNNNNNNNNNNNNNNNNNNNNNNNNNNNNNNNNNNNNNNNNNNNNNNNNNNNNNNNNNNNNNNNNNNNNNNNNNNNNNNNNNNNNNNNNNNNNNNNNNNNNNNNNNNNNNNNNNNNNNNNNNNNNNNNNNNNNNNNNNNNNNNNNNNNNNNNNNNNNNNNNNNNNNNNNNNNNNNNNNNNNNNNNNNNNNNNNNNNNNNNNNNTgcaatattagtgttattgttttatattttcaaatcgGTTTAAAGTAATTTACGGTTTANNNNNNNNNNNNNNNNNNNNNNNNNNNNNNNNNNNNNNNNNNNNNNNNNNNNNNNNNNNNNNNNNNNNNNNNNNNNNNNNNNNNNNNNNNNNNNNNNNNNNNNNNNNNNNNNNNNNNNNACCACATACATCACCACTACGCACTCCCAGCTAATTTTTTTCATGCCAAGATGTCCCCATCACCTGAATCCAGTGGGTTAattgtaaaacaaaaagaaataactaTGTGAGCTTGAAGGTCACAGATAAGAGGAATGAtgtcacacaaaaataaaattaagctaAATTTAATAAACATGCACATAATTTGTTCATATAGTTtttcagataaaaatataaaatatgactaCACAATATGAAAGGACTCGTGCTTATGTTAAATANNNNNNNNNNNNNNNNNNNNNNNNNNNNNNNNNNNNNNNNNNNNNNNNNNNNNNNNNNNNNNNNNNNNNNNNNNNNNNNNNNNNNNNNNNNNNNNNNNNNNNNNNNNNNNNNNNNNNNNNNNNNNNNNNNNNNNNNNNNNNNNNNNNNNNNNNNNNNNNNNNNNNNNNNNNNNNNNNNNNNNNNNNNNNNNNNNNNNNNNNNNNNNNNNNNNNNNNNNNNNNNNNNNNNNNNNNNNNNNNNNNNNNNNNNNNNNNNNNNNNNNNNNNNNNNNNNNNNNNNNNNNNNNNNNNNNNNNNNNNNNNNNNNNNNNNNNNNNNNNNNNNNNNNNNNNNNNNNNNNNNNNNNNNNNNNNNNNNNNNNNNNNNNNNNNNNNNNNNNNNNNNNNNNNNNNNNNNNNNNNNNNNNNNNNNNNNNNNNNNNNNNNNNNNNNNNNNNNNNNNNNGAAATCTTCACATATATACANNNNNNNNNNNNNNNNNNNNNNNNNNNNNNNNNNNNNNNNNNNNNNNNNNNNNNNNNNNNNNNNNNNNNNNNNNNNNNNNNNNNNNNNNNNNNNNNNNNNNNNNNNNNNNNNNNNNNNNNNNNNNNNNNNNNNNNNNNNNNNNNNNNNNNNNNNNNNNNNNNNNNNNNNNNNNNNNNNNNNNNNNNNNNNNNNNTGAGTGGAGTAAGGTTACAATTCATTTCCATCACTTAATTACCATCAAATGAGATATTAACCCCTAAAATCCATATCTTGTCAANNNNNNNNNNNNNNNNNNNNNNNNNNNNNNNNNNNNNNNNNNNNNNNNNNNNNNNNNNNNNNNNNNNNNNNNNNNNNNNNNNNNNNNNNNNNNNNNNNNNNNNNNNNNNNNNNNNNNNNNNNNNNNNNNNNNNNNNNNNNNNNNNNNNNNNNNNNNNNNNNNNNNNNNNNNNNNNNNNNNNNNNNNNNNNNNNNNNNNNNNNNNNNNNNNNNNNNNNNNNNNNNNNNNNNNNNNNNNNNNNNNNNNNNNNNNNNNNNNNNNNNNNNNNNNNNNNNNNNNNNNNNNNNNNNNNNNNNNNNNNNNNNNNNNNNNNNNNNNNNNNNNNNNNNNNNNNNNNNNNNNNNNNNNNNNNNNNNNNNNNNNNNNNNNNNNNNNNNNNNNNNNNNNNNNNNNNNNNNNNNNNNNNNNNNNNNNNNNNNNNNNNNNNNNNNNNNNNNNNNNNNNNNNNNNNNNNNNNNNNNNNNNNNNNNNNNNNNNNNNNNNNNNNNNNNNNNNNNNNNNNNNNNNNNNNNNNNNNNNNNNNNNNGTGTTTGTGGGCGCCTGGCCTGCAAGCCTTGCACCTCATTCACGTATCAAGAACTGAAATCATAAATCTGACTTGTTCTAAAAATCATATCTAATTTTTGTCTTCTtaatagagaaaaaacaataaaataacaaagatatgTTATTATGTTTGACAGCATGATTTAAGATCTTCATTGACTTCTCCCATCTGATTTTTCAAAGAAGGCAAAGCTGGTTTATGACTATGTAGCTCATGTGCTTAGAACATAAATCAGATACTCAAAATCTGACTGATACCAAAAAATACCCATTTCTCACCTTCACAATTTCACCAGTGATTAAAATGCGAGCACATCGGGGATCCTCTGGGTCAAAGTCTTTCTTGTGGCAGTAGTCAGACTGAGCCTCACTCATTGTGAGAGAAGCACGGTTATCTTTCTGCAAATAGTATTAATATACTGTTATTTCTACTTCNNNNNNNNNNNNNNNNNNNNNNNNNNNNNNNNNNNNNNNNNNNNNNNNNNNNNNNNNNNNNNNNNNNNNNNNNNNNNNNNNNNNNNNNNNNNNNNNNNNNNNNNNNNNNNNNNNNNNNNNNNNNNNNNNNNNNNNNNNNNNNNNNNNNNNNNNNNNNNNNNNNNNNNNNNNNNNNNNNNNNNNNNNNNNNNNNNNNNNNNNNNNNNNNNNNNNNNNNNNNTGTTCTCATTGCTAAAATTTATTCATAGTCAGATTCACATCTAGAACTGCTGAAATATTtactaatatgatatagtaatatgacTGCCTGAATTCTTGTAATCTACATGATATTTTTCTCAGGATTAAACAAAATTAGGAGGAGTTGCAATAAAATTGGTAAACTCTTCTAAGCAGTTTCCATAGAGCTGACTATCTTTTAGACTCTTCACACAGCCCCACCAAGACAGTCANNNNNNNNNNNNNNNNNNNNNNNNNNNNNNNNNNNNNNNNNNNNNNNNNNNNNNNNNNNNNNNNNNNNNNNNNNNNNNNNNNNNNNNNNNNNNNNNNNNNNNNNNNNNNNNNNNNNNNNNNNNNNNNNNNNNNNNNNNNNNNNNNNNNNNNNNNNNNNNNNNNNNNNNNNNNNNNNNNNNNNNNNNNNNNNNNNNNNNNNNNNNNNNNNNNNNNGAAGAAAACTGAAGTACAAAGAAAACAATCATTTCAACAAGTTAAATCTGATTTACCTCCAGATCAATAGCTGTGAAGTCCAGAGGCGTAAGGTACATGTATGGGGTCCCACTGGACTTGTCAATTGGACCATCACTCACACTTAGAATGTTGCCAAATGGAAAGCCTTCAGTGACTTTCTGGGTGGAGAATGTTGCTACAGTAGCCCAGTCTGAAAGTGAGGGAAATCATTTAAATGTGATAACAGCTGATTGACAGAAACTGCATTAAACAATTTCAAAacctcaaaattattttttcaaaaagataaagcaaaaagATGTTACAACAAGAGTATCCGCTTCCAAAAATCTAGCAAGTtgttttcatattcctttttgtCTCGAATAAGATATGTAGTGTCCACTAATAACTCCAGCACTGTCTCACAAGTTTCATCTCACTACATCACCCATTCCTTTATTCCCTTGTTGGGGCCTTCTTTCCCTGAGCCAAACATATAGTCATGTTTCTCACCCTTTTTTGTTGGAGATGAAACTTACTAAGCGTGAAATAGGGATTCTGTATGTAAGCTTTCACCCAACCAAACCCTCTATCCCTTTACTCTCTCCCATTATCTCTCCATAAAATGCAATATTGCATATCATCAGtaacatatgcataaatgcatatattactgatttatacaaaatacatatataatagttttttgcgCCTACTTGTATATTTTCTGTAATCGCCACTTTCACTTATAAGTGTGGGGTAGTAGCAATAATTTGCTTCTACTTTCTCTACTGTatggtatatatttcatatatgataGCAAAACACATTTCCCGATGTATAAAATCTACAAACTGAaccaacaaagacaaaaatctaACTTGATAAAGTTTGAAAATGATTCATCAGTTGCAGCATGGAGGATCTGTGGTTCCAAGAGGTCACACTATGCACATGAAGTATTAATCTTTAAACCTCATGCAAAAAGTTATTATGTAATTCACCTTTTTAATTAGATGCTACCTGCATACTTTTTTCCCATGACAGCTTTAAATAAGTTTTCATGTCAATACTTTGAGAAAACTAGAAACTAGAAACTCTGGCTTATGTGTTCTATGCAATGAGGGCACTTCTTAGGTGTATTAATTTCCATTTAAGATAttgattaaacaaaaatataacagagaaataatgaaatgaataatgaagaaagaTGAGGATAAAGAATCTATGAGAAATAGAGCAAGAGTTATGCAAAAAGCTATATaataaatggaaaggaaaaaagattgaAGACATAAAGATGTTTACAGAGAAAGGAAGATTATGTGAAAAAGAgattgaaggaaaagaaaataagcaaacagaaagcaataaaaaaataacaaaaatataaactaatttttttttttaagaagcttACCTGAGGTGTGCACAATGTAGCGGGCCACCTTGGCCACCTGGTCATGTGGGGGAGGATCTGGCCAGGTCGTGCGCACTGACCCTGAGGCCACAACAACACCTTCATCTTTGATGGGATCTTGAAGACCCTGGAAATGCAGATTGTTTTAAGTGCAAGTTAagggatgaaaataaaacatgataaatCAATTCCAACATCTGTGCCTTGCTACAGTAAGTCCGTGATCAACTACTCTGATTAGCCTATTATAGTAGTAATTGACACATTTGGATTAGCACATGCCACCANNNNNNNNNNNNNNNNNNNNNNNNNNNNNNNNNNNNNNNNNNNNNNNNNNNNNNNNNNNNNNNNNNNNNNNNNNNNNNNNNNNNNNNNNNNNNNNNNNNNNNNNNNNNNNNNNNNNNNNNNNNNNNNNNNNNNNNNNNNNNNNNNNNNNNNNNNNNNNNNNNNNNNNNNNNNNNNNNNNNNNNNNNNNNNNNNNNNNNNNNNNNNNNNNNNNNNNNNNNNNNNNNNNNNNNNNNNNNNNNNNNNNNNNNNNNNNNNNNNNNNNNNNNNNNNNNNNNNNNNNNNNNNNNNNNNNNNNNNNNNNNNNNNNNNNNNNNNNNNNNNNNNNNNNNNNNNNNNNNNNNNNNNNNNNNNNNNNNNNNNNNNNNNNNNNNNNNNNNNNNNNNNNNNNNNNNNNNCTcactaaaaaaatatctttactcgTAGATGAAACCAAAGCAATCACTACTAGGAGTTGATTCACAAAGGCTAGTACTAATTTTCAAAGCTNNNNNNNNNNNNNNNNNNNNNNNNNNNNNNNNNNNNNNNNNNCATCTGGAAGGACTTCACATTATGCTGCATCATGCAGACTGTCAGGCTAGGCTGTTTGAGTGGATGCACGGAAGCGGGGTTATGGAGTTGACAGANNNNNNNNNNNNNNNNNNNNNNNNNNNNNNNNNNNNNNNNNNNNNNNNNNNNNNNNNNNNNNNNNNNNNNNNNNNNNNNNNNNNNNNNNNNNNNNNNNNNNNNNNNNNNNNNNNNNNNNNNNNNNNNNNNNNNNNNNNNNNNNNNNNNNNNNNNNNNNNNNNNNNNNNNNNNNNNNNNNNNNNNNNNNNNNNNNNNNNNNNNNNNNNNNNNNNNNNNNNNNNNNNNNNNNNNNNNNNNNNNNNNNNNNNNNNNNNNNNNNNNNNNNNNNNNNNNNNNNNNNNNNNNNNNNNATGGCATGAAAGCAATTGCACTGCAGACTGATGTTAGTGGCATCCATACCACCAGTATTTGCCAAGCTGATGGCTGtaacacaaaatatgaaaagtATTATACATCTAAAAAGCcctcattttttaaatgtaaccACGTGAAGTGAAAAAAATTGTCTATTT from Penaeus monodon isolate SGIC_2016 chromosome 23, NSTDA_Pmon_1, whole genome shotgun sequence includes these protein-coding regions:
- the LOC119587826 gene encoding protein CREG1-like; this translates as MYGYKMAKPSMSSENLVDSEHQTRTRTPVSKCRYFLMGLATTLFASAVALAVYQATSDPFLFKSGKTFKRPKIAANQQGLQDPIKDEGVVVASGSVRTTWPDPPPHDQVAKVARYIVHTSDWATVATFSTQKVTEGFPFGNILSVSDGPIDKSSGTPYMYLTPLDFTAIDLEKDNRASLTMSEAQSDYCHKKDFDPEDPRCARILITGEIVKVENGTAEWGFAEAAMFSRHPIMKSWPADHKFFFAKMNIMNIFVLDFFGGAAEVDINEYFSAVMP